In Sorghum bicolor cultivar BTx623 chromosome 8, Sorghum_bicolor_NCBIv3, whole genome shotgun sequence, one genomic interval encodes:
- the LOC8073495 gene encoding nucleolar protein 6, translated as MATTSAASEYSVDRKLSALVEQARPSAAAMRAAAEAVDAVAELVKRVPQQQATPDAARGFVRDLGLGAEKLSFTFRPPEVVRLAGSHAAGAVARPDVAADLLVRLPKECFHEKDFLNHRYHAKRCLYLCVVEKNLRCSKLIHKVSWSTLQDEARKPVLHVYPAIEIADLPGFYVRIIPTADSLFNVSKLNVSTRNNVRAYTKDGVNLPTPKYNCSILEDMFLEENADFISSTFANWKALQEALVLVKVWARQRTSIYTHDCLNGYLISAILVFLTVDSGGSMITRSMTTRQIFRVLMNFLATSKVWAKGLVIQSMKKRTITKEDIATCLKTFDVTVFDISGHVNLAFRMTKSAFLELQDEAACALSCLDKCRDGGLEELFMTKVDFCAKFDSCLRINLKGNSKVTELNYCVDDESWRILEKDVQSLLQRGLTDRTKMIRVLWRSTPSEWKIVEGFSEFGSSPLLVGMMVSSLEKSFRLVDIGPNPENRVEAIKFRKFWGEKAELRRFKDGNIAESTVWECQSWEKHTIIKRIADYVLMKHLSLQKDDLIHVVDQLDFCLLVDGQDPVSSSGALLEAFDTISKQLRILDDIPLKISTVQPLDSAFRHTSVFPPEPHPLAYGRNSQRLPKFATTCIRSLEVMIQLEGSGNWPLDPVAMEKTKAAFLLKIGESLEDRGMFVSASEDEVNVLTSGYSFLLKIFHERGLALQKPVGDDKTQSALSEDKMLFQRSQHSSMINGLHGRYQMYGPVVRLAKRWISAHLFSSFISEEAVELVVAYIFLKPFPFHAPSSRVAGFLRFLRLLSSFDWTFSPMVIDINNDFNLKDEKEINDNFMLSRKSYEQSPHDIEPAMFLATSYDKASEAWTKQSPSKSVLKRMAAYAKSSAQLLTNLILHGQSGEYTWECLFRTPMSNYDAVILLHQEKLCCPHHVLFPAETPEGKLVVWGKPSKDFCPYMPLNKGAVKGFHDARDKLLVNFDPTTYFLRDLKCEFSKTFKLWYGSIGGDAVGLTWENPKKRGREEADETEPEPTSILKEVGDVGKGLVRGVYLVKAPKLQ; from the exons ATGGCCACCACCTCCGCCGCCTCCGAGTACTCCGTCGACCGCAAGCTCTCCGCGCTCGTGGAGCAAGCTCGGCCGAGCGCGGCGGCCatgcgcgccgccgccgaggccgTTGACGCCGTCGCGGAGCTCGTCAAGAGGGTGCCGCAGCAGCAAGCGACGCCGGATGCCGCGCGCGGGTTCGTGAGGGACCTGGGGCTGGGAGCCGAGAAGCTCTCGTTCACCTTCCGGCCGCCGGAGGTGGTGCGGCTGGCCGGGAGCCACGCGGCTGGCGCGGTCGCGAGGCCAGACGTCGCTGCTGACCTTCTCGTGCGCTTGCCAAAG GAATGCTTCCACGAGAAGGATTTCCTGAATCACCGGTACCATGCAAAGAGGTGTCTTTACCTCTGTGTTGTCGAGAAAAACTTgaggtgctctaaattaatccACAAAGTTTCATGGTCTACCCTCCAAGATGAGGCTCGAAAGCCTGTGCTTCATGTATATCCAG CAATCGAAATTGCAGACCTTCCTGGATTCTATGTAAGAATAATCCCAACTGCGGATTCTTTGTTCAACGTTTCAAAGTTGAATGTATCAACGAGAAACAATGTCCGGGCATATACAAAAG ATGGTGTAAACCTACCCACACCAAAGTACAATTGTAGCATATTGGAAGATATGTTTTTGGAGGAAAATGCAGACTTTATTAGTAGCACCTTTGCTAACTGGAAAGCTTTGCAGGAGGCCTTGGTGTTGGTAAAG GTTTGGGCACGTCAAAGAACTTCAATATACACACATGATTGTCTCAATGGATACTTAATTTCTGCCATCCTTGTGTTTCTTACTGTGGACTCTGGAGGAAGCATGATTACTAGATCAATGACCACAAGACAAATTTTTCGTGTATTGATGAATTTTTTGG CAACTTCCAAGGTGTGGGCAAAGGGATTGGTGATTCAATCAATGAAGAAGCGTACAATCACCAAAGAG GACATTGCCACTTGCCTGAAGACATTTGATGTTACCGTATTTGATATATCTGGCCACGTAAATTTGGCGTTTCGGATGACGAAATCGGCTTTTTTAGAG CTTCAAGATGAGGCAGCTTGCGCGCTTAGTTGCCTTGATAAATGCAGAGATGGTGGACTTGAAGAGCTTTTTATGACCAAAGTTGACTTTTGTGCTAAGTTTGACTCATGCTTGAG GATAAACTTGAAAGGGAACTCTAAGGTTACTGAGTTAAACTATTGTGTGGATGACGAGTCTTGGAGAATTCTTGAGAAAGATGTTCAGTCTTTGCTGCAACGAGGACTTACAGATAGAACAAAGATGATCCGAGTCCTGTGGAGAAGCACACCTTCTGAATGGAAAATAGTGGAA GGTTTCTCAGAATTTGGCAGCAGTCCGCTTCTCGTTGGTATGATGGTTAGCTCATTGGAAAAGAGTTTTCGCCTTGTTGATATTGGTCCAAACCCTGAGAACCGCGTTGAG GCTATTAAATTTAGGAAATTTTGGGGAGAGAAAGCTGAGCTTAGAAGATTCAAGGATGGAAATATTGCTGAAAGCACAG TTTGGGAATGCCAATCTTGGGAGAAGCACACAATTATTAAAAGGATAGCTGATTATGTGCTTATGAAACATCTGTCACTGCAGAAGGATGATTTGATTCATGTTGTTGATCAGCTGGACTTTTGCCTCTTAGTTGATGGCCAAG ATCCGGTCTCGTCTTCTGGAGCTTTGCTTGAAGCTTTTGATACTATTTCTAAGCAGTTACGTATCTTAGATGATATTCCTCTTAAAATATCTACCGTGCAACCCCTAGACTCAG CTTTTAGGCACACTTCTGTGTTTCCTCCTGAACCTCATCCACTAGCATATGGAAGGAATTCTCAGAGGCTACCGAAATTCGCAACAACTTGCATAAGATCTTTAGAAGTTATGATTCAG CTAGAGGGATCTGGTAACTGGCCCTTGGATCCTGTGGCCATGGAGAAGACAAAGGCTGCATTTCTTTTAAAAATTGGTGAAAG CTTGGAGGATCGAGGAATGTTTGTTTCAGCCAGTGAAGATGAGGTGAATGTCCTTACATCTGGATATTCATTTTTACTCAAAATATTTCATGAAAGAGGTTTAGCGCTGCAAAAGCCAG TTGGAGATGACAAGACACAAAGTGCTCTATCAGAAGATAAGATGCTTTTTCAGCGGAGCCAACACTCTAGTATGATTAATGGTCTGCATGGCCGTTACCAGATGTATGGACCAGTAGTTAG GCTAGCAAAAAGATGGATTTCTGCACATCTATTTTCTTCATTTATCTCAGAGGAGGCAGTTGAGTTGGTAGTTGCGTACATATTTTTGAAGCCATTCCCGTTCCATGCCCCTTCTTCTCGGGTTGCTGGGTTTCTCAG GTTTTTGCGGTTGTTATCAAGTTTTGACTGGACCTTTTCACCCATGGTTATTGACATAAATAATGACTTCAACCTGAAGGATGAGAAGGAAATCAAT GATAACTTTATGCTGAGCAGAAAATCTTATGAACAAAGCCCTCATGATATAGAGCCTGCAATGTTTCTCGCTACGTCATATGATAAAGCATCTGAAGCATGGACAAAACAGTCACCAAGCAAGTCG GTCCTTAAACGGATGGCTGCTTATGCTAAAAGCAGTGCACAGCTTTTAACAAATCTTATACTTCATGGTCAATCTGGAGAATATACATGGGAG TGCCTGTTCCGAACACCTATGAGCAATTATGATGCTGTTattctcctccatcaagagaaGCTTTGTTGTCCCCATCATGTACTTTTTCCTGCCGAAACTCCAGAAG GTAAGTTGGTGGTCTGGGGCAAACCAAGTAAAGATTTCTGCCCCTATATGCCACTCAACAAAGGGGCAGTGAAAGGTTTTCATGACGCAAGAGATAAGCTTTTGGTGAACTTTGACCCAACTACATACTTCTTGCGAGACTTGAAG TGTGAATTCTCCAAGACTTTCAAGTTGTGGTATGGTTCAATTGGAGGAGACGCTGTGGGACTTACTTGGGAGAACCCAAAG AAGCGTGGCAGAGAGGAGGCTGATGAAACTGAGCCAGAGCCCACATCTATCCTTAAGGAGGTTGGAGACGTTGGTAAAGGTTTAGTGAGGGGTGTGTATCTTGTCAAGGCACCAAAGCTTCAGTAA
- the LOC110429605 gene encoding abscisic stress-ripening protein 1-like codes for MAEEKHHHHHLFHHKKDEEQLEQPVAGGGYGYGEAAEYTETTVTEVVSTGGEDEYDTYKKEEKEHKHKQHLGEAGAIAAGAFALYEKHEAKKDPEHAHRHKIEEEIAAAAAVGSGGFAFHEHHEKKKDHKEAEEAAGEKKHHFFG; via the exons ATGGCGGAGGAgaagcaccaccaccaccacctgttccaCCACAAGAAGGACGAGGAGCAGCTGGAGCAGCCCGTCGCCGGCGGCGGGTACGGGTACGGCGAGGCCGCCGAGTACACGGAGACCACGGTGACGGAGGTGGTGTCCACCGGCGGCGAGGACGAGTACGACACGTACAAGAAGGAGGAGAAGGAGCACAAGCACAAGCAGCACCTCGGCGAGGCCGGCGCCATCGCCGCCGGCGCCTTCGCACTc TACGAGAAGCACGAGGCGAAGAAGGACCCGGAGCACGCGCACCGGCACAAGATCGAGGAGGagatcgcggcggcggcggccgtgggATCCGGCGGCTTCGCCTTCCACGAGCACCACGAGAAGAAGAAGGACCACAAGGAGGCCGAGGAGGCCGCCGGCGAGAAGAAGCACCACTTCTTCGGCTGA